One window from the genome of Acuticoccus sediminis encodes:
- a CDS encoding quinoprotein relay system zinc metallohydrolase 2, which yields MLGFGAARHGPARGRPARVAALFLLMVAGGAPGPAAAATALAVVEVAPGVFVHEGAVALADGVNRGDIANLGFIVGGEGVAVVDTGGSVEVGAGLLAAIRAETDLPVLAVVNTHMHPDHVFGDAAFRGTGPGGADPEFFGHAKLGRSLAARAAYYLEISERDIGAALTGPEDVVLPNEAVDDHREIDLGGRVLELDAWPTAHTDNDLTVLDRDTGTLFAGDLVFMHHLPVVDGSIAGWLALHPRLAAIEAARVVPGHGPASADWPEALNAQRRYLDAVATGVREAIAAGRPMAQAVEDAPEPGGTWVLVDAFHKRNVTAAYAELEWE from the coding sequence GTGCTAGGTTTCGGTGCGGCGCGGCATGGTCCGGCGAGGGGGCGTCCGGCGAGGGTCGCGGCCCTCTTTCTCCTGATGGTCGCCGGCGGCGCGCCGGGTCCGGCGGCGGCTGCGACGGCGCTCGCGGTGGTGGAGGTCGCGCCGGGCGTCTTCGTGCACGAAGGGGCGGTCGCGCTGGCGGACGGCGTCAACCGCGGCGACATCGCCAACCTCGGCTTCATCGTCGGCGGCGAGGGGGTCGCGGTGGTCGACACCGGCGGCAGCGTCGAGGTCGGCGCCGGGCTGCTCGCCGCCATCCGGGCGGAGACGGACCTTCCGGTGCTCGCCGTCGTCAACACGCACATGCACCCGGACCACGTCTTCGGCGACGCGGCCTTCCGCGGGACAGGCCCCGGCGGCGCCGACCCCGAGTTCTTCGGCCACGCCAAGCTCGGGCGCTCGCTGGCGGCCCGCGCCGCCTACTACCTCGAGATCTCCGAGCGCGACATCGGCGCGGCGCTGACCGGGCCGGAGGACGTGGTCCTCCCGAACGAGGCGGTCGACGACCACCGCGAGATCGACCTAGGCGGGCGCGTCCTCGAGCTCGACGCCTGGCCGACCGCGCACACCGACAACGATCTCACCGTGCTCGACCGTGACACGGGAACGTTGTTTGCCGGAGACCTCGTCTTCATGCATCATCTACCTGTGGTGGACGGGAGCATCGCCGGCTGGCTGGCGCTGCATCCGCGTCTGGCCGCGATCGAGGCGGCGCGCGTGGTCCCGGGCCACGGTCCCGCCAGCGCCGACTGGCCGGAGGCGCTCAACGCGCAGCGCCGCTACCTGGACGCCGTCGCCACCGGCGTCCGCGAGGCCATCGCGGCCGGGCGGCCGATGGCGCAGGCGGTGGAGGACGCGCCCGAACCGGGCGGCACATGGGTGCTGGTGGACGCCTTCCACAAGCGCAACGTCACCGCCGCCTATGCCGAGCTGGAGTGGGAGTAG
- a CDS encoding PQQ-dependent catabolism-associated CXXCW motif protein, with amino-acid sequence MRPPSRLAAAFLAAASLILASVAAVSVSATVPARADVVPEPEDYRGPPYRAPVPATLVGASVLTTAEAKALWEMKAALFVDTLPTPKRPANLPEGTLWRAPPREDVPGSVWLANTGYDRLSTEMDAYYTAALAEITHGDADAPLVFYCLSECWMSWNAARRALEYGYTNVSWYPEGTDGWSNSGLPLEHREPYELTR; translated from the coding sequence ATGCGCCCCCCGTCACGCCTGGCAGCGGCGTTCCTCGCCGCGGCCTCCCTCATCCTTGCCTCCGTCGCCGCGGTGTCCGTCTCCGCCACCGTACCGGCCCGGGCCGACGTCGTGCCCGAGCCCGAGGACTACCGCGGCCCGCCCTACCGCGCCCCCGTCCCGGCGACGCTCGTTGGCGCCTCGGTGCTGACCACCGCCGAGGCGAAGGCTCTCTGGGAGATGAAGGCGGCGCTCTTCGTCGACACGCTCCCCACGCCCAAGCGGCCGGCGAACCTTCCCGAGGGGACGCTCTGGCGCGCCCCGCCGCGCGAGGACGTCCCCGGCAGCGTCTGGCTGGCCAACACCGGCTACGACCGTCTCTCCACCGAGATGGACGCCTACTACACCGCAGCCCTCGCGGAGATTACCCACGGAGACGCGGACGCGCCCCTCGTCTTCTACTGCCTGTCGGAGTGCTGGATGTCCTGGAACGCCGCCCGGCGCGCGCTCGAGTACGGCTACACCAACGTCAGCTGGTACCCCGAGGGCACCGACGGCTGGTCGAACTCCGGCCTCCCCCTCGAACACCGCGAGCCCTACGAACTGACGCGCTGA
- a CDS encoding c-type cytochrome, methanol metabolism-related produces MIRRVLIGAALLAATTAAFAVGPGDPKPAEDVDGKYFDADGVPTFNIAEDGTVDWYTYSGFRRYHAECHVCHGPDGMGSSYAPALAESVANIDYYTFYEVVVNGKQAVGTGQANQVMPAFGTNPNVMCYLDDIYVYLRARAQGGLPRGRPAKKEAKPDGFVEAENACMGG; encoded by the coding sequence ATGATAAGACGCGTACTCATCGGGGCAGCCCTCCTCGCCGCGACCACGGCCGCCTTCGCGGTCGGCCCCGGAGATCCCAAACCGGCCGAAGACGTCGACGGAAAGTACTTCGACGCTGACGGTGTCCCCACCTTCAACATCGCCGAAGACGGCACGGTCGACTGGTACACCTACTCCGGTTTCCGCCGCTACCACGCCGAATGCCACGTCTGCCACGGACCGGACGGGATGGGGTCGAGCTACGCGCCGGCGCTCGCCGAAAGCGTCGCCAATATCGACTACTACACGTTCTACGAAGTCGTCGTGAACGGCAAACAGGCCGTCGGGACGGGTCAGGCCAACCAGGTCATGCCCGCCTTCGGCACCAACCCCAACGTCATGTGCTATCTCGACGACATCTACGTCTACCTGAGGGCCCGCGCTCAAGGCGGCCTGCCGCGCGGCCGGCCGGCCAAGAAGGAGGCCAAGCCGGACGGATTCGTCGAGGCCGAAAATGCCTGTATGGGAGGCTGA
- a CDS encoding class I SAM-dependent methyltransferase — MSMQKQGYVLPLTAEETRRLHNQAHYLDRCTDPLLARYVRPGMHCVELGCGVGSSTQSIRQILGRTGTLTTVDQGVAFLDYTRQRLDQTGNDGVTFVHASAEYYAFPAELDLVFGRAVLHHTRDPWDVYARAAAALERGGFIIFQEPAMSAIFRHALPRGVESLWRWYIALGEQGGFHFDIGDDLARFATRAGLEIVEMAGYEPILVSDEDRSVYPKLLRVIGDQLLVAGLASREALEKVQDELEEAAREGIPMSYIPFIHCVAMRPLHAAPAGEPAH, encoded by the coding sequence ATGTCCATGCAGAAACAGGGCTACGTGCTTCCGCTCACCGCGGAGGAGACGCGGCGGCTCCACAACCAGGCGCACTACCTCGACCGGTGCACCGACCCGCTGCTCGCCCGGTACGTGCGCCCCGGCATGCACTGCGTCGAGCTCGGCTGCGGCGTCGGCTCCTCGACGCAGAGCATCCGCCAGATCCTGGGGCGGACCGGGACGCTCACCACCGTCGACCAGGGCGTCGCCTTCCTGGACTACACGCGCCAGCGCCTGGACCAGACCGGCAACGACGGCGTGACCTTCGTCCACGCCTCGGCCGAGTACTACGCGTTTCCCGCCGAGCTCGACCTCGTCTTCGGCCGCGCCGTGCTGCATCACACGCGCGATCCCTGGGACGTCTACGCCCGCGCGGCGGCGGCGCTGGAGCGGGGCGGCTTCATCATCTTCCAGGAGCCGGCCATGTCGGCGATCTTCCGTCACGCGCTGCCGCGCGGGGTGGAGAGCCTCTGGCGCTGGTACATCGCCCTCGGCGAACAGGGGGGCTTCCACTTCGACATCGGCGACGACCTCGCCCGCTTCGCCACCCGCGCCGGCCTCGAGATCGTGGAGATGGCGGGCTACGAGCCCATCCTCGTGTCCGACGAGGACCGCTCGGTCTACCCGAAGCTCCTGCGGGTCATCGGCGACCAGTTGCTGGTCGCCGGCCTCGCCTCGCGCGAGGCGCTGGAAAAGGTGCAGGACGAGCTTGAGGAGGCCGCGCGCGAGGGGATCCCCATGTCCTACATCCCCTTCATCCACTGCGTCGCGATGCGCCCGCTCCACGCCGCTCCGGCCGGCGAGCCGGCACACTAG
- a CDS encoding methanol/ethanol family PQQ-dependent dehydrogenase: MKRFILTSACSALALAVASTAVVANDDLVKMEGNSADWVMPTGNYANWRYSELDQITKDNVGQLQVAWTMSTGVLRGHEGSPIVIGDMMYFATPFPNNVFAIDLANENKIKWKYEPKQDPNVIGVMCCDTVYRGVSYAPASGDQPALILLQQADTKLVALNAEDGSVVWEVTNGDPSKGQTATMAPMIVKDKVITGISGGEFGVQGHITAYSLADGSQVWRAFSTGPDDQTLLDPEKTTHLGKPVGKDSGTATWEGDQWKIGGGTTWGWYSYDPKLDLIYYGSGNPSTWNPAQRPGDNRWSMTIFARDPDDGMAKWVYQMTPHDEWDFDGVNEMMLADLDFDGGKVPALVHPDRNGFNYTLNRETGELLVAEKYDPAVNWATHVVMDKNDPQYGRPQVVADYSTEQNGEDVNTTGICPAALGTKDQQPSAYSPKTGLFYIPTNHVCMDYEPFRVSYTAGQPYVGATLSMYPAPDSHGGMGNFIAWDATKGKIVWSIPEQFSVWSGALATAGDVVFYGTLEGYLKAVDIETGDELYKFKTPSGIIGNVMTYENDGKQYVAVLSGIGGWAGIGLAAGLTDPNAGLGAVGGYAGLKQYTDLGGQLTVFALPDSATK, encoded by the coding sequence ATGAAGCGATTTATATTGACCTCGGCTTGCAGCGCTTTGGCGCTCGCGGTCGCCTCGACGGCAGTCGTCGCCAACGACGACCTCGTGAAGATGGAAGGCAACTCGGCCGACTGGGTCATGCCGACCGGCAACTATGCCAACTGGCGCTATTCCGAGCTCGACCAGATCACCAAGGACAATGTCGGTCAGCTGCAAGTCGCCTGGACGATGTCGACCGGCGTGCTGCGCGGGCACGAAGGGTCGCCCATCGTCATCGGCGACATGATGTACTTTGCCACACCGTTCCCCAACAACGTCTTCGCGATCGACCTCGCGAACGAAAACAAGATCAAATGGAAGTACGAGCCGAAGCAGGACCCGAACGTCATCGGCGTGATGTGCTGCGATACGGTCTATCGCGGCGTCTCCTACGCCCCGGCGAGCGGTGACCAGCCGGCGCTGATCCTCCTCCAGCAGGCCGACACCAAGCTCGTCGCCCTCAACGCCGAGGACGGCTCGGTCGTATGGGAGGTGACCAACGGCGATCCCTCCAAGGGCCAGACCGCCACGATGGCGCCGATGATCGTGAAGGACAAGGTCATCACCGGCATCTCCGGCGGTGAGTTCGGCGTTCAGGGCCACATCACGGCCTACAGCCTCGCCGACGGCAGCCAGGTCTGGCGCGCCTTCTCCACCGGTCCGGACGACCAGACCCTGCTCGATCCGGAGAAGACCACCCACCTCGGCAAGCCTGTCGGCAAGGATTCCGGCACCGCCACGTGGGAAGGCGACCAGTGGAAGATCGGCGGCGGCACCACCTGGGGCTGGTACTCCTACGATCCCAAGCTCGACCTCATCTACTACGGCTCGGGCAACCCCTCGACCTGGAACCCCGCGCAGCGCCCCGGTGACAACCGCTGGTCGATGACCATCTTCGCCCGCGATCCGGACGACGGCATGGCCAAGTGGGTCTACCAGATGACCCCGCACGACGAGTGGGACTTCGACGGCGTCAACGAGATGATGCTCGCCGACCTCGACTTCGACGGCGGCAAGGTCCCGGCCCTCGTCCACCCGGACCGCAACGGCTTCAACTACACCCTGAACCGCGAGACGGGCGAGCTCCTCGTCGCCGAGAAGTACGACCCGGCGGTGAACTGGGCGACCCACGTCGTCATGGACAAGAACGACCCGCAGTACGGTCGTCCGCAGGTCGTCGCCGATTACTCGACCGAGCAGAACGGCGAGGACGTCAACACCACCGGCATCTGCCCGGCGGCGCTCGGCACGAAGGACCAGCAGCCGTCGGCCTACTCGCCGAAGACCGGTCTCTTCTACATCCCGACCAACCACGTCTGCATGGACTACGAGCCGTTCCGCGTCTCCTACACCGCGGGCCAGCCGTATGTCGGTGCCACCCTGTCGATGTATCCCGCGCCGGACAGCCATGGCGGCATGGGCAACTTCATCGCCTGGGACGCCACCAAGGGTAAGATCGTTTGGTCGATCCCCGAGCAGTTCTCGGTGTGGTCCGGCGCTCTCGCCACCGCCGGCGACGTCGTCTTCTACGGCACCCTCGAGGGGTACCTGAAGGCCGTCGACATCGAGACGGGTGACGAGCTCTACAAGTTCAAGACCCCCTCCGGCATCATCGGCAACGTGATGACCTACGAGAACGACGGCAAGCAGTACGTGGCCGTTCTCTCCGGCATCGGCGGCTGGGCCGGTATCGGCCTCGCGGCCGGTCTCACCGACCCGAACGCGGGTCTGGGCGCCGTGGGCGGCTATGCGGGCCTCAAGCAGTACACCGACCTCGGCGGCCAGCTGACGGTGTTCGCGCTCCCCGACAGCGCCACGAAGTAA
- a CDS encoding substrate-binding domain-containing protein, whose protein sequence is MALAGLAACIAGALSPHGALAQTNSLGADLELVDPTVLRVCADPDNLPLSNEAGEGFENKIADLVAEKTGREGVTYAFFPQGVGFVRNTLRAFQCDVIIGFAQGNELVQNTNPYYRTSYALVVPEDSPLAGVTNLSDPVLKDARLGVVAGTPPATSLARNGLIGHARPYQLMVDTRVDHPVADMFADLAAGEIDGALAWGPMAGWYAKKSAKPLVIIPLVHEDNGPRMTYRITMGVRPSDQEWKRTLNEVIRDNQDQINAILLDYGVPLIDEQGRPITRGPD, encoded by the coding sequence ATGGCGCTCGCGGGCCTAGCGGCCTGCATCGCCGGGGCACTCTCCCCGCACGGGGCGCTCGCGCAGACCAACAGCCTCGGCGCCGACCTCGAGCTCGTCGACCCGACCGTGCTGCGGGTCTGCGCCGACCCCGATAACCTCCCCCTCTCCAATGAGGCGGGTGAAGGGTTCGAGAACAAGATCGCCGACCTCGTCGCCGAGAAGACCGGGCGGGAGGGTGTCACCTACGCCTTCTTCCCGCAGGGCGTCGGCTTCGTGCGCAACACGCTGCGCGCCTTCCAGTGCGACGTGATCATCGGCTTCGCCCAGGGCAATGAGCTGGTCCAGAACACCAACCCCTACTACCGCACGTCCTACGCGCTGGTGGTGCCGGAGGATTCGCCCCTGGCGGGCGTCACCAACCTCTCCGACCCGGTCCTGAAGGACGCCAGGCTCGGCGTGGTGGCCGGGACGCCGCCCGCGACGAGCCTGGCGCGCAACGGCCTCATCGGCCACGCCCGCCCGTACCAGCTCATGGTGGACACGCGCGTCGACCACCCGGTCGCCGACATGTTCGCCGACCTCGCCGCCGGCGAGATCGACGGCGCTCTCGCCTGGGGGCCGATGGCAGGCTGGTACGCCAAGAAGTCCGCCAAGCCGCTCGTGATCATCCCCCTCGTCCACGAGGACAACGGGCCGCGCATGACCTACCGGATCACCATGGGCGTGCGCCCCTCCGACCAGGAGTGGAAACGCACCCTCAACGAGGTCATCCGGGACAATCAGGACCAGATCAACGCGATCCTTCTCGACTACGGCGTGCCCCTGATCGACGAGCAGGGCCGGCCGATCACACGAGGCCCGGATTGA
- a CDS encoding DUF3280 domain-containing protein produces MVGPIMGTERFSARDGPGIIAGVIGRGATIVRSGSAAGVLVAVLTGTAALGAADTKVARPETRVAVFEFELIDYSRGGTLVATAEDPAETRRLDLLTGQLREAIAAAPGFGVVDIAPVAAEAAERNLQHCGNCDVSFADRLDADWSVTGTVQKVSNLILNINVYVKDVDTGEMLQAMSADIRGNTNQSWQRGLAWLIRNRLSLKIPE; encoded by the coding sequence ATGGTGGGCCCGATCATGGGAACAGAACGGTTTTCGGCGCGAGACGGCCCCGGCATCATCGCCGGGGTGATCGGCCGGGGTGCGACCATCGTCCGCAGCGGCTCCGCCGCCGGAGTTTTGGTCGCGGTGCTGACGGGAACGGCAGCTCTCGGAGCAGCGGACACGAAGGTCGCCCGGCCGGAGACCCGCGTCGCGGTCTTCGAGTTCGAGTTGATCGACTATTCGCGCGGCGGGACGCTCGTCGCGACGGCCGAGGATCCGGCCGAGACCCGGCGCCTCGATCTTCTGACCGGCCAGCTCCGTGAGGCGATCGCCGCCGCGCCCGGATTCGGCGTCGTCGACATCGCGCCGGTCGCCGCCGAGGCGGCCGAGCGGAACCTACAGCATTGTGGCAATTGCGATGTTTCGTTTGCCGATCGTTTGGACGCGGATTGGTCGGTCACCGGAACGGTTCAGAAAGTCTCGAACCTTATCCTCAACATCAACGTATACGTGAAGGACGTCGACACCGGTGAGATGCTACAGGCTATGAGCGCGGACATCCGCGGCAATACGAACCAGTCCTGGCAGCGCGGGCTTGCATGGCTGATCCGCAATCGTTTGAGCCTGAAAATACCAGAATAG
- a CDS encoding PQQ-dependent catabolism-associated beta-propeller protein has product MRTLMGAIAAMALVASAGEAAAYKIFVSNEKSNTVSVIDSETMAVVETIDVGQRPRGITVADGNKHLLVAVGDDDTVEVYDTDTYERLYTLPSGPDPELFVLHPDGVHLYIANEDDNLVTVVDLKSRSMVSEIPVGVEPEGMGVSPDGTYIVNTSETTNMAHFIDTESHEITANVLVDQRPRFAEFKSDGSEVWVSSEIGGTVSVIDPVEHKVTHKITFEVPGLRPEAIQPVGIAIAKDMSIAFVALGPANRVAVIDPATYEVLDYLLVGQRVWQLGFSPDQDLLFTTNGVSNDVSVIDVADREVVNTVQVGEFPWGVVARPE; this is encoded by the coding sequence ATGCGCACGTTGATGGGCGCCATCGCCGCGATGGCCCTCGTGGCCTCGGCGGGCGAGGCCGCAGCCTACAAGATCTTCGTCTCGAACGAGAAATCGAACACCGTGTCGGTGATCGACTCGGAGACCATGGCGGTGGTGGAGACCATCGACGTCGGCCAGCGCCCGCGCGGCATCACCGTGGCGGACGGGAACAAGCACCTGCTGGTGGCGGTCGGCGACGACGACACCGTGGAGGTCTACGACACCGACACCTACGAGCGCCTCTACACGCTGCCGTCCGGCCCGGATCCGGAGCTTTTCGTGCTGCATCCGGACGGCGTGCACCTCTACATCGCCAACGAGGACGACAACCTCGTCACCGTGGTGGACCTGAAGAGCCGCTCCATGGTGAGCGAGATTCCGGTCGGCGTGGAGCCGGAGGGAATGGGCGTGTCGCCGGACGGGACGTACATCGTCAACACGTCCGAGACGACGAACATGGCGCACTTCATCGACACCGAGAGCCACGAGATCACCGCCAATGTGCTCGTCGACCAGCGCCCGCGCTTCGCCGAGTTCAAGTCGGACGGCTCGGAGGTGTGGGTCTCGTCGGAGATCGGCGGGACCGTGAGCGTCATCGACCCGGTGGAGCACAAGGTGACGCACAAGATCACCTTCGAGGTTCCCGGCCTGCGCCCTGAGGCGATCCAGCCCGTCGGCATCGCGATCGCCAAGGACATGTCGATCGCCTTCGTCGCGCTGGGGCCGGCCAATCGCGTCGCCGTCATCGACCCCGCGACCTACGAGGTGCTCGACTATCTCCTCGTCGGGCAGCGCGTCTGGCAGCTCGGCTTCTCGCCGGACCAGGACCTCCTCTTCACGACGAACGGCGTCTCCAACGACGTCTCGGTGATCGACGTCGCCGACCGGGAGGTCGTCAACACCGTCCAGGTGGGCGAGTTCCCCTGGGGTGTGGTGGCGCGCCCGGAATAG
- a CDS encoding quinoprotein dehydrogenase-associated SoxYZ-like carrier, with protein MKILRQGTLAAALVAGTLAGGAALAAESDGTAWSDIRGSLFGDTAMKDDGLIAIEAPYRAEDAAIVPVTIRTDVPQGDPRHVAKITLVIDENPAPVAATFTLGEGANVTAIATRVRINAYTPVHVVAELSDGSLHVAETYVKASGGCAAPMAKDQDVADANIGKMKMRWFGRPLTDIDATPDPIHATAQLMIRHPNNSGLQMDQVTRFYIPAHFVSNVTIRQGNALVLTMEGGISISEDPNFRFAFVSNGEPLVVEATDTEGNDFGQTFPVPGS; from the coding sequence ATGAAGATCTTGAGACAGGGGACCCTCGCAGCGGCGCTCGTCGCGGGCACGCTGGCGGGCGGAGCGGCCCTCGCGGCCGAGAGCGACGGAACGGCGTGGTCCGACATCCGCGGCAGCCTCTTCGGCGATACCGCGATGAAGGACGACGGGCTGATCGCCATCGAGGCGCCCTACAGGGCCGAGGACGCGGCCATCGTGCCGGTCACGATCCGCACCGACGTGCCGCAGGGCGACCCGCGCCACGTCGCGAAGATCACGCTGGTGATCGACGAGAACCCCGCGCCGGTCGCCGCGACCTTCACCCTCGGCGAGGGCGCGAACGTCACCGCGATCGCCACCCGCGTCAGGATCAACGCCTACACGCCGGTCCACGTGGTCGCCGAGCTGTCGGACGGCTCGCTGCACGTCGCGGAGACCTACGTGAAGGCGTCCGGCGGCTGCGCGGCGCCGATGGCGAAGGACCAGGACGTCGCCGACGCCAACATCGGCAAGATGAAGATGCGCTGGTTCGGCCGTCCGCTGACGGACATCGACGCCACGCCCGATCCGATCCACGCGACGGCGCAGCTGATGATCCGCCACCCGAACAATTCCGGGTTGCAGATGGACCAGGTGACGCGGTTCTACATACCCGCCCACTTCGTCTCGAACGTGACGATCCGTCAGGGGAACGCGCTGGTGCTGACGATGGAGGGCGGGATCTCGATCTCCGAGGACCCGAACTTCCGCTTCGCGTTCGTATCGAACGGCGAGCCGCTGGTTGTCGAGGCGACGGACACGGAAGGCAACGACTTCGGCCAGACCTTCCCGGTTCCGGGGTCCTGA
- a CDS encoding ABC transporter substrate-binding protein, whose amino-acid sequence MAGLGLLVAVWLGASPAVMAAEADRISIGYIFPAERELTLSILDRPTADFGLAGAELAIADNNTTGRFTGQEYKLLPAPVEAVEDAFAAIDAFAEAGAAAAVVDLPAEELVEVAAAAAERDMLVFNVGAPDDRLRVETCPANVVHIVPSRAMLADALAQFLAWKKWNRWFLVTGSHPEDAAFAAAIKRAAARFGGRIVEERVFEDTGGARTTDSGHVQVQRRLPVFLQGAPEHDVVIVADESEVFGTYVPYNTWSPRPVAGTAGLVPTAWSPAHEQWAGIQVQNRFRDAFNRRMQAVDMLAWMAVRAVGEAATRASTSDPAAIRQYILGPDFELAAFKGEALTIRDWNRQLRQPILLTSDKFVVSVSPQEGFLHPTSFLDTLGYDRAESRCAS is encoded by the coding sequence ATGGCAGGGCTGGGCCTCCTTGTCGCCGTTTGGCTGGGGGCATCTCCGGCCGTGATGGCGGCCGAGGCCGACCGTATCTCCATCGGCTACATCTTCCCGGCGGAGCGCGAGCTCACGCTGTCGATCCTCGATCGGCCGACGGCGGACTTCGGCCTTGCCGGCGCCGAGCTCGCGATCGCCGACAACAACACCACCGGGCGCTTCACCGGCCAAGAGTACAAGCTGCTGCCGGCGCCGGTCGAGGCGGTCGAGGACGCGTTCGCCGCCATCGACGCCTTCGCCGAGGCGGGCGCCGCGGCCGCCGTCGTCGACCTTCCGGCCGAGGAACTCGTCGAGGTCGCGGCCGCCGCGGCCGAGCGGGACATGCTCGTCTTCAACGTCGGCGCCCCCGACGACCGGCTGAGGGTGGAGACCTGCCCGGCCAACGTCGTCCACATCGTGCCGAGCCGCGCGATGCTGGCGGACGCGCTCGCCCAGTTCCTCGCCTGGAAAAAGTGGAACCGGTGGTTCCTGGTCACCGGCTCGCACCCCGAGGACGCCGCGTTCGCCGCCGCCATCAAGCGCGCCGCCGCCCGGTTCGGCGGCCGTATCGTCGAGGAGCGCGTCTTCGAGGACACCGGCGGCGCCCGCACCACCGACAGCGGCCACGTCCAGGTCCAGCGCCGCCTGCCGGTCTTCCTGCAGGGCGCGCCCGAGCACGACGTCGTCATCGTCGCCGACGAGAGCGAGGTGTTCGGCACCTACGTTCCCTACAACACCTGGTCGCCGCGTCCGGTCGCCGGTACCGCAGGGCTCGTGCCGACGGCGTGGAGCCCGGCGCACGAGCAGTGGGCGGGCATCCAGGTGCAGAACCGCTTCCGCGACGCGTTCAACCGCCGCATGCAGGCCGTCGACATGCTCGCCTGGATGGCGGTGCGCGCGGTCGGCGAGGCGGCGACGCGCGCCTCCACCAGCGACCCGGCCGCGATCCGCCAGTACATCCTCGGTCCCGACTTCGAGCTCGCCGCCTTCAAAGGCGAGGCGCTCACCATCCGCGACTGGAACCGCCAGCTCCGCCAGCCGATCCTTTTGACGAGCGACAAGTTCGTCGTGTCCGTTTCGCCGCAGGAGGGCTTCCTGCACCCGACCTCGTTCCTCGACACGCTCGGTTACGACCGGGCCGAGAGCCGCTGCGCCTCGTGA
- a CDS encoding ABC transporter ATP-binding protein produces the protein MIDPAQPALEVDDVHHTYGRKAALKGVSFSIEPGRFTALLGPNGAGKTTLFALLTRLLALQSGSIRIEGTDIRAGSAALAPLGLVFQQPTLDLDLSVRQNLTYFAALRGIGRRDARARIEAELTRLEMAERAKESVRALNGGHRRRVELARALLHNPSILLLDEPTVGLDVESRAKICQHVHALARERGLAVLWSTHLIDEVWPDDDLIVLGGGEILAKGVARDIVQSTGAADLAGAFTRLTGAASATAPTVDAALERASRKSAGGA, from the coding sequence TTGATCGACCCGGCGCAGCCCGCGCTGGAGGTTGATGACGTCCATCACACCTACGGGCGCAAGGCTGCGCTGAAAGGCGTGTCCTTTTCCATCGAGCCGGGGCGCTTCACCGCCCTGCTCGGACCGAACGGCGCGGGCAAGACGACGCTCTTCGCGCTCCTCACCCGTCTCCTCGCGCTCCAGTCGGGCAGCATCAGGATCGAAGGCACGGACATCCGTGCCGGGTCCGCCGCACTCGCCCCCCTCGGCCTCGTGTTCCAGCAGCCGACGCTCGACCTCGACCTCAGCGTCCGGCAGAATCTCACCTACTTCGCGGCGCTGCGCGGGATCGGCCGGCGCGACGCCAGGGCCCGCATCGAGGCCGAGCTGACACGGCTCGAGATGGCCGAGCGCGCCAAGGAGAGCGTGCGCGCCCTCAACGGCGGCCACCGCCGGCGCGTGGAGCTGGCACGCGCCCTCCTGCACAACCCGTCGATCCTGCTGCTCGACGAACCCACCGTGGGCCTCGACGTCGAGTCCCGCGCCAAAATCTGCCAGCATGTCCACGCGCTCGCCCGCGAACGCGGCCTCGCCGTCCTCTGGTCCACCCACCTCATCGACGAGGTGTGGCCGGACGACGACCTCATCGTCCTCGGCGGCGGCGAGATCCTCGCCAAGGGTGTCGCGCGCGACATCGTCCAGTCCACGGGCGCGGCGGACCTTGCCGGCGCCTTCACCCGGCTCACCGGCGCCGCGTCCGCGACCGCGCCCACCGTGGACGCGGCTCTGGAGCGGGCCTCCCGCAAATCGGCAGGTGGGGCATGA